In a genomic window of Variovorax paradoxus:
- a CDS encoding helix-turn-helix transcriptional regulator, whose protein sequence is MDADKVFKALGDPTRRKLLDLLHDHNGQTLGELCEHLDMARQSVTQHIGLLEAANLVTTVWRGREKLHFINPVPLHEVYERWVRKFERQRLTLLHDLKKELEGE, encoded by the coding sequence ATGGACGCTGACAAGGTTTTCAAGGCACTGGGCGACCCGACCCGCAGGAAGCTGCTCGATCTGCTGCACGACCACAACGGGCAGACGCTCGGCGAGCTCTGCGAGCACCTGGACATGGCGCGGCAATCGGTCACGCAGCACATCGGGCTGCTCGAGGCGGCCAACCTGGTGACCACGGTCTGGCGCGGCCGCGAGAAGCTGCACTTCATCAACCCGGTGCCGCTGCACGAGGTCTACGAGCGTTGGGTGCGCAAGTTCGAACGTCAGCGGCTCACGCTGCTGCACGACCTCAAGAAGGAACTCGAAGGAGAGTGA
- a CDS encoding aromatic ring-hydroxylating dioxygenase subunit alpha, producing MQHDEQKALIRRALALIASGGSERGEPSLSPVSRYLDPERHAREVERIFRRHPLALCPSAALARPGDTLAIDAAGMPLLLVRTRESELRGFVNACRHRGARLRPAGASNQRVLVCPYHSWTYGLDGSLRGRPGEADFPHAPAKDCQLARVPVAEALGFVWAIPRVASSEDDERIDMEGWLGRFGADLRHWGYDRWVPFDQREFANAANWKIPFEANLETYHFQYAHRDSIAQMFHDNLLIADHEGAHQRLFLPKRGIEQLREVPEDQWQLGPHSNVIYYFFPATFILHEGDHANAFTVLPEAPERSRVIATMLIPEPPANEKAQRHWRRNLDSYWGALAEDFALGVSVQSTLASGAQASLYLGATECCSAKFHADVEAALS from the coding sequence ATGCAGCATGACGAACAGAAGGCGCTGATCCGGCGCGCGCTGGCATTGATCGCCAGCGGCGGCAGCGAGCGCGGCGAACCCTCGCTGAGTCCGGTGTCGCGCTACCTCGACCCCGAGCGCCATGCGCGCGAGGTCGAGCGCATCTTCCGCCGCCATCCGCTGGCGCTGTGCCCCTCGGCCGCGCTCGCGCGGCCCGGCGACACGCTGGCCATCGACGCGGCCGGCATGCCGCTGCTGCTGGTGCGCACGCGCGAGAGCGAGCTGCGCGGCTTCGTCAACGCCTGCCGCCATCGCGGCGCGCGGCTGCGGCCGGCCGGCGCGTCGAACCAGCGCGTGCTCGTGTGCCCGTACCACAGCTGGACCTACGGTCTCGACGGCAGCCTGCGCGGGCGGCCCGGCGAGGCCGACTTTCCGCATGCGCCGGCCAAGGACTGCCAGCTCGCGCGCGTGCCCGTGGCCGAGGCGCTGGGTTTCGTCTGGGCGATTCCGCGCGTGGCGAGCAGCGAGGACGATGAGCGCATCGACATGGAAGGCTGGCTCGGCCGCTTCGGCGCCGACCTGCGCCACTGGGGCTATGACCGCTGGGTGCCCTTCGACCAGCGCGAGTTCGCGAACGCCGCCAACTGGAAGATCCCGTTCGAGGCCAACCTCGAGACCTACCACTTCCAGTACGCGCACCGCGACAGCATCGCGCAGATGTTCCACGACAACCTGCTGATCGCCGACCACGAGGGCGCGCACCAGCGCCTCTTCCTGCCCAAGCGCGGCATCGAGCAGCTGCGCGAAGTGCCCGAGGACCAGTGGCAGCTCGGGCCGCATTCGAACGTCATCTACTACTTCTTTCCGGCCACCTTCATCCTGCACGAGGGCGACCATGCGAACGCCTTCACCGTGCTGCCCGAGGCACCCGAGCGATCGCGCGTGATCGCGACCATGCTGATCCCCGAGCCGCCCGCGAACGAGAAGGCGCAGCGGCACTGGCGCCGCAACCTCGACTCGTACTGGGGCGCGCTGGCCGAGGACTTCGCGCTCGGCGTGTCGGTGCAGTCCACGCTCGCGAGCGGCGCGCAGGCGTCGCTCTACCTCGGCGCGACCGAATGCTGCTCGGCGAAATTCCACGCGGACGTGGAAGCGGCGCTCTCCTGA
- a CDS encoding nitroreductase, with translation MERADAPTDSARHVDAVLRARRSVRAYAPRPLPQALVREILQVAATAPSNSNTQPWRVHVLAGAPLKALGDALDAAFVAGDFEAPSHFPDPLPGPFCEHQSAFAACYYGALGIDRADAAARARQTRRNYGFFGAPVGLIFGIDARLARHSWLDLGLFVQNVMIAAQARGIDTCPQVSFAPFHALIAARLGMPPEEVTACGMSMGWGDPSAEVNRMAMPRRAVDDFACFDGFGESTTS, from the coding sequence ATGGAGCGGGCCGACGCTCCCACCGACAGCGCACGCCATGTCGACGCGGTGCTGCGCGCGCGCCGCTCGGTGCGCGCCTATGCGCCGCGGCCGTTGCCGCAGGCGCTGGTGCGCGAGATCCTGCAGGTGGCGGCCACGGCGCCGAGCAATTCGAACACCCAGCCCTGGCGCGTGCACGTGCTCGCCGGCGCGCCGCTGAAGGCGCTCGGCGATGCGCTCGATGCGGCCTTCGTGGCGGGCGACTTCGAGGCGCCTTCGCACTTTCCCGATCCGCTGCCCGGCCCCTTCTGCGAGCACCAGTCGGCCTTCGCGGCGTGCTACTACGGCGCGCTGGGCATCGACCGCGCGGACGCCGCGGCCCGCGCGCGGCAGACGCGGCGCAACTACGGCTTCTTCGGCGCGCCGGTCGGTCTGATCTTCGGCATCGACGCGCGGCTCGCGCGCCACAGCTGGCTCGACCTCGGCCTGTTCGTGCAGAACGTGATGATCGCGGCCCAGGCGCGCGGCATCGACACCTGCCCGCAAGTCTCGTTCGCGCCCTTCCATGCGCTGATCGCCGCGCGGCTGGGCATGCCTCCCGAGGAGGTCACGGCCTGCGGCATGTCGATGGGCTGGGGCGACCCGTCGGCCGAGGTCAACCGGATGGCGATGCCGCGGCGGGCGGTCGACGACTTCGCGTGCTTCGACGGCTTCGGCGAATCCACGACCAGTTGA
- a CDS encoding DUF4863 family protein — protein sequence MSTTHTDREELIERSLPFLEEIKDMTTGTEVEQWLNRTHGPDSALYRSLARLVRQGVRDGWAANVELDGPIYRRSRIAEPSERTLGFSITAVYMDSTGNTQGNPGHAYRGQYHAHPYGEFNMVVPLDEGAALNGPNGWCEAGWTAPAPGSHHYPEARGGAVIALFFLPAGRIAYHPAPRD from the coding sequence ATGAGCACGACACACACCGACCGCGAGGAACTGATCGAGCGAAGCCTCCCCTTCCTCGAGGAGATCAAGGACATGACCACGGGCACCGAGGTCGAGCAGTGGCTCAACCGCACCCATGGCCCCGACAGCGCGCTCTACCGGTCGCTCGCGCGGCTCGTGAGGCAAGGCGTGCGCGACGGCTGGGCCGCCAACGTCGAGCTCGATGGACCGATCTACCGCCGCAGCCGCATCGCCGAGCCCTCGGAGCGCACCTTGGGCTTCAGCATCACGGCCGTCTACATGGACAGCACCGGCAACACGCAGGGCAACCCCGGCCACGCCTACCGCGGGCAGTACCACGCCCATCCCTACGGCGAGTTCAACATGGTGGTGCCGCTCGACGAAGGCGCCGCGCTCAACGGACCCAACGGCTGGTGCGAGGCCGGCTGGACCGCGCCCGCGCCGGGCAGCCACCACTACCCCGAGGCGCGCGGCGGCGCGGTGATCGCATTGTTCTTCCTGCCGGCGGGGCGCATCGCCTACCACCCGGCGCCACGGGACTGA
- a CDS encoding LysR family transcriptional regulator: protein MSIGRMDLNLLKVFDAVFEDRNLILAGRRLNLSQSAVSHALTRLRELVGDELFVRTGKGMQPTGRASAMAPALRDALRRIEATLGVEPFDPALSSRRFTIAANDHITAVIVAGLTRALQQAAPGVDLVIRPSTRLDLAEQIDLGRIDLAIGTFSQVPARLNARTLLSQGEVILMRKGHPAARRKLAVRDLAKYALVTTSLGGQEEGAVDGFILERGLARQSEMFDRSALAEALAAIGQAPRLRVTVPHSLAIPALLRESDMLSIVPASLGAYLVRAGELLQRQPPYRAATVVTRAVWHGRNDHDAAHAWLREMVAAAARAAGGEG, encoded by the coding sequence ATGAGCATCGGACGCATGGACCTCAACCTGCTGAAGGTCTTCGACGCGGTCTTCGAGGACCGCAACCTGATCCTGGCCGGCCGCCGGCTCAACCTCAGCCAGTCGGCCGTGAGCCATGCGCTCACGCGGCTGCGCGAGCTGGTGGGCGATGAGCTGTTCGTGCGCACCGGCAAGGGCATGCAGCCCACCGGCCGCGCGAGCGCGATGGCGCCCGCGCTGCGCGATGCGCTGCGCCGCATCGAGGCCACGCTCGGTGTCGAGCCTTTCGATCCCGCGCTGTCGTCGCGCCGCTTCACGATCGCGGCCAACGACCACATCACGGCGGTCATCGTCGCCGGCCTCACGCGCGCGCTGCAGCAGGCCGCGCCCGGCGTCGACCTGGTGATCCGGCCCTCGACCCGGCTCGACCTCGCCGAGCAGATCGACCTGGGCCGCATCGACCTCGCCATCGGCACCTTCTCGCAGGTGCCGGCGCGGCTCAATGCGCGCACCCTGCTGTCGCAGGGCGAGGTGATCCTGATGCGCAAGGGCCACCCGGCGGCCAGGCGCAAGCTCGCGGTGCGCGACCTCGCGAAGTACGCGCTGGTCACCACCTCGCTCGGCGGGCAGGAGGAGGGCGCCGTCGACGGCTTCATCCTCGAGCGCGGCCTCGCGCGCCAGTCCGAGATGTTCGATCGTTCCGCGCTCGCCGAGGCCCTGGCGGCGATCGGCCAGGCGCCGCGCCTGCGCGTGACCGTGCCGCATTCGCTGGCCATTCCCGCGCTGCTGCGCGAGAGCGACATGCTGTCGATCGTGCCGGCCTCGCTCGGCGCCTACCTCGTGCGTGCCGGCGAACTGCTGCAGCGCCAGCCGCCGTACCGCGCCGCCACCGTGGTCACGCGCGCGGTCTGGCACGGGCGCAACGACCACGACGCGGCGCATGCCTGGCTGCGCGAGATGGTGGCCGCGGCGGCCAGGGCGGCCGGCGGCGAGGGCTGA
- a CDS encoding LysR family transcriptional regulator, which translates to MSTSSAAARKTPDLSTRQLRAFLALAELRSFTRAAQASHLSQPAFSALIRTLEDAVGTRLFDRDTRSVQLTPEGRLFEGSARRLLDDMGGAMADLADHVERRKGRVRVAALPSLAAGWLPSVFAEFMQTWPGIRVDLDDALSDACIALVRSGQADFALAASGAGEAAYSDLRGQRLCADRFHLVCRTDHPLARETRLTAKKLAPWPFIQMARNSSVRQALDVALHPLRLNAVFEVEHLATVMGLVEAGLGISVVPALTLFHFRRETLVTRPLPLPALTRTVYLVQRSEGSLSVAAQTLHDLIVARLGKLKLDDF; encoded by the coding sequence ATGAGCACCAGCAGCGCCGCCGCGCGCAAGACACCCGATCTCTCGACCCGCCAGCTGCGCGCCTTCCTCGCGCTGGCCGAGCTGCGCAGCTTCACGCGCGCGGCGCAGGCCAGCCATCTGTCGCAACCGGCCTTCAGCGCGCTGATCCGCACGCTCGAGGACGCGGTGGGCACGCGGCTGTTCGACCGCGACACGCGCAGCGTGCAGCTCACGCCCGAGGGCCGGCTGTTCGAGGGCTCGGCGCGCCGGCTGCTCGACGACATGGGCGGCGCCATGGCCGACCTGGCCGACCACGTGGAACGCCGCAAGGGCCGGGTGCGCGTGGCCGCCCTGCCCTCGCTGGCCGCGGGCTGGCTGCCGAGCGTGTTCGCCGAGTTCATGCAGACCTGGCCCGGCATCCGCGTCGACCTCGACGATGCGCTGTCCGACGCCTGCATCGCGCTGGTGCGCAGCGGCCAGGCCGACTTCGCGCTCGCGGCCTCGGGCGCGGGCGAGGCGGCCTACAGCGACCTGCGCGGCCAGCGGCTGTGCGCCGACCGCTTCCACCTGGTGTGCCGCACCGATCATCCGCTCGCGCGCGAGACCCGGCTCACGGCCAAGAAGCTCGCGCCCTGGCCCTTCATCCAGATGGCGCGCAACAGCAGCGTGCGGCAGGCGCTCGACGTGGCGCTGCATCCGCTGCGGCTCAACGCGGTGTTCGAGGTCGAGCACCTGGCCACGGTGATGGGACTGGTCGAGGCCGGGCTCGGCATCAGCGTGGTGCCGGCGCTCACGCTGTTCCACTTCCGGCGCGAGACGCTGGTGACGCGGCCGCTGCCGCTGCCCGCGCTCACGCGCACGGTCTACCTAGTGCAGCGCAGCGAGGGCAGCCTGTCGGTGGCGGCGCAGACGCTGCACGACCTGATCGTGGCGCGGCTGGGCAAGCTCAAGCTCGACGACTTCTGA
- a CDS encoding DUF1446 domain-containing protein encodes MDSPASPPLLIGCAAGFSGDRTDAAGPVVDTLIARLRHGPAGQRAFLIFETLAERTLALAQLRRRADPEAGYEPLLDAMLRPVLARCLDNGIRIVSNFGAANPRAAARHIARMARGLGAPVPRIAVLEGDDLSGPAHRALLREALGAAMDGLRVVSANAYIGAEPIAAALDAGAQVVVCGRVADPSLTVGPVLSHFGWRADDWHRLGRATMAGHLLECGAQVCGGYFADPGYKDVPGLAAVGFPIAEIDADGHCTIGKADGTGGLVSEATVKEQLLYEVHDPAAYLTPDVVADIAEAEVHALPGPDRVALSGVRGHARPAHYKVNVCHEGGWLAEGEISYAGPRAEARARLAAQVLRERLEGLALRVDLIGALSIFGDDAGQALAATPDSGLRDVRLRVAATHAERAQAERLAREVTALYTCGPAGGGGVRTALTPRLNTISCLLPREAVPVRFELLDEGEGA; translated from the coding sequence ATGGACTCCCCCGCATCGCCGCCCCTCCTGATCGGATGCGCCGCCGGTTTCTCCGGCGACCGCACCGACGCCGCCGGACCGGTGGTCGACACGCTGATCGCGCGCCTGCGCCACGGCCCCGCCGGGCAGCGCGCCTTCCTGATCTTCGAGACCCTGGCCGAGCGCACGCTCGCGCTGGCCCAACTGCGCCGGCGTGCCGACCCCGAGGCCGGCTACGAGCCGCTGCTCGACGCCATGCTGCGCCCCGTGCTCGCGCGCTGCCTCGACAACGGCATCCGCATCGTCAGCAACTTCGGCGCCGCCAACCCGCGTGCCGCCGCGCGCCACATCGCGCGCATGGCCCGCGGGCTCGGCGCGCCGGTGCCGCGCATCGCGGTGTTGGAGGGCGACGACCTCTCGGGCCCGGCCCACCGCGCGCTGCTGCGCGAGGCGCTCGGCGCCGCGATGGACGGGCTGCGGGTGGTCAGCGCCAATGCCTACATCGGCGCCGAGCCGATCGCCGCCGCGCTCGACGCGGGCGCGCAGGTGGTGGTGTGCGGCCGCGTGGCCGATCCCTCGCTGACCGTCGGCCCCGTGCTGTCGCACTTCGGCTGGCGCGCCGACGACTGGCACCGGCTCGGCCGCGCGACCATGGCCGGGCACCTGCTCGAATGCGGCGCGCAGGTCTGCGGCGGCTATTTCGCCGACCCCGGCTACAAGGACGTTCCGGGCCTCGCGGCCGTGGGCTTTCCCATTGCCGAGATCGATGCCGACGGCCACTGCACCATCGGCAAGGCCGACGGCACCGGCGGCCTCGTGAGCGAGGCCACGGTGAAGGAGCAGCTGCTCTACGAGGTGCACGACCCCGCCGCCTACCTCACGCCCGACGTGGTGGCCGACATCGCCGAGGCCGAGGTGCATGCGCTGCCCGGGCCCGACCGCGTGGCGCTCTCGGGCGTGCGCGGCCATGCGCGGCCCGCGCACTACAAGGTCAACGTCTGCCACGAGGGCGGGTGGCTTGCCGAGGGCGAGATCTCCTATGCCGGGCCACGTGCCGAGGCACGGGCACGGCTCGCGGCGCAGGTGCTGCGCGAACGGCTCGAGGGGCTCGCGCTGCGCGTGGACCTGATCGGCGCGCTGAGCATCTTCGGCGACGACGCCGGCCAGGCGCTCGCGGCCACGCCCGACAGCGGATTGCGCGACGTGCGGCTGCGCGTGGCCGCCACCCATGCCGAGCGCGCGCAGGCCGAGCGGCTGGCACGCGAGGTCACGGCCCTCTACACCTGCGGACCCGCGGGCGGCGGTGGCGTGCGCACCGCGCTCACGCCGCGGCTCAACACCATCTCGTGCCTGCTGCCGCGCGAGGCGGTGCCGGTGCGCTTCGAGCTGCTCGACGAAGGAGAGGGCGCATGA
- a CDS encoding tripartite tricarboxylate transporter substrate binding protein, whose translation MNRRSPTLLGAALALAPLLGQAQSFPEKPITFVVPFAAGTATDQIARALGNVITAETKQAVVIDNRAGASGFIASQFVAKAPADGYTVLITTNTTHAANEHLYKKLPYDPVKDFAPVAGLGKGGQIMVVNPSSNVKSVADFIALAKKEPGKLSFGSGSSSSRMAGELLQQMADIKLLHVPYKSNTLAVTDLLGGQIDMMITDTATGLPQVKGGKLRALGMSSASRSPLAPDVPTIAEAGVKGYEMGYWFAAYAPAKTPPAVVKRLNELLVKAAKSDSAKTAFYEPSGTEVFTTTPEELAKFQAGESQKWGRIVKAAGIEAE comes from the coding sequence ATGAACCGACGTTCCCCCACCCTGCTCGGCGCCGCGCTGGCCCTGGCCCCTCTGCTGGGCCAGGCGCAGTCCTTCCCCGAGAAGCCGATCACCTTCGTCGTGCCCTTCGCGGCCGGCACCGCCACCGACCAGATCGCGCGTGCCCTCGGCAACGTCATCACGGCGGAGACCAAGCAGGCCGTCGTCATCGACAACCGCGCCGGCGCCAGCGGCTTCATCGCCTCGCAGTTCGTCGCCAAGGCGCCGGCCGACGGCTACACCGTGCTCATCACCACCAACACCACGCACGCGGCCAACGAGCATCTCTACAAGAAGCTGCCCTACGACCCGGTGAAGGACTTCGCGCCGGTCGCCGGCCTGGGCAAGGGCGGCCAGATCATGGTGGTGAACCCGTCTTCGAACGTGAAGAGCGTGGCCGACTTCATCGCGCTCGCGAAGAAGGAGCCGGGCAAGCTGAGCTTCGGCAGCGGCAGTTCGTCGAGCCGCATGGCCGGCGAGCTGCTGCAGCAGATGGCCGACATCAAGCTGCTGCACGTGCCCTACAAGAGCAACACCCTGGCCGTGACCGACCTGCTCGGCGGCCAGATCGACATGATGATCACCGACACCGCCACCGGCCTGCCGCAGGTCAAGGGCGGCAAGCTGCGCGCGCTCGGCATGTCGAGCGCCAGCCGCTCGCCGCTCGCGCCCGACGTGCCCACCATCGCCGAGGCCGGCGTCAAGGGTTACGAGATGGGCTACTGGTTCGCCGCCTACGCCCCCGCGAAGACCCCGCCGGCCGTGGTCAAGCGCCTCAACGAATTGCTGGTGAAGGCCGCGAAGAGCGACAGCGCGAAGACCGCCTTCTACGAGCCGAGCGGCACCGAGGTCTTCACCACCACGCCCGAGGAACTGGCGAAGTTCCAGGCCGGTGAATCGCAGAAGTGGGGCCGCATCGTGAAGGCGGCCGGCATCGAGGCCGAATGA
- a CDS encoding NAD(P)H-dependent oxidoreductase — translation MNVLLVLAHPEPASLNGSLHRFMRDRLEAQGHSVRTSDLYAMRWKPTLEAADFPARDAAAPFDPALDSLRAFETGTQAADIEAEQQKLLWADAVILQFPLWWYSMPAILKGWIERIYAYGFAYGVGEHSDSHWGDRFGEGSMAGKRAMVVTTTGGWASHYAPRGINGPMEDLLFPIHHGILYYPGFEVLPPYVVHRTGKVDAAAYAHIEQELGARMDTLFSTAPIPFRRQNHGDYEIPALTLRPDIAPGRSGFGVHQAPAEAQAAAEA, via the coding sequence ATGAACGTACTCCTCGTGCTCGCGCATCCCGAACCCGCCTCGCTCAACGGCTCGCTGCATCGCTTCATGCGCGATCGGCTCGAGGCGCAGGGCCATTCGGTGCGCACCTCCGATCTCTATGCGATGCGCTGGAAGCCCACGCTCGAAGCGGCTGACTTTCCGGCGCGCGACGCGGCTGCCCCCTTCGACCCCGCGCTCGATTCGCTGCGCGCCTTCGAAACCGGCACGCAGGCGGCCGACATCGAGGCCGAGCAGCAGAAGCTGCTGTGGGCCGACGCGGTGATCCTGCAGTTTCCGCTCTGGTGGTATTCGATGCCGGCGATCCTCAAGGGCTGGATCGAGCGCATCTATGCCTATGGCTTCGCCTACGGGGTGGGCGAGCATTCCGACAGCCACTGGGGCGACCGCTTCGGCGAAGGCTCGATGGCGGGCAAGCGCGCGATGGTGGTCACCACCACGGGTGGCTGGGCCTCGCATTACGCGCCGCGCGGCATCAACGGGCCGATGGAAGACCTGCTGTTCCCGATCCATCACGGGATCCTCTACTACCCGGGCTTCGAGGTGCTACCGCCCTACGTGGTGCACCGCACGGGCAAGGTCGATGCGGCGGCCTATGCGCACATCGAGCAGGAACTGGGGGCGAGGATGGACACGCTGTTCAGCACGGCGCCGATCCCGTTTCGCCGCCAGAACCATGGCGACTACGAGATTCCCGCCCTCACCCTGCGGCCCGACATCGCGCCGGGCCGCTCGGGCTTCGGGGTGCACCAGGCACCGGCCGAAGCCCAGGCTGCCGCCGAGGCTTAG
- a CDS encoding LysR family transcriptional regulator: MNNWSRLDLNLLLTLDTLLAERNVTRAAKRLNLSQPSVSVQLAKLREVFKDPLLVPAQRGMRPTARAGELREPLREALESLGRAVAPSKPFDPAEATTTWRMAAADYAESAILLPALAAIRAAAPHTRLAVVEAVPLRMARQLEQGEVDLFFHTSVGAPAGLHRRVLFHERYVLAGRAGHPRLKRRPTLAQFCALEHVVVSLSGGGFSGPTDDALAEKGLTRRVALSVPHFLFMISVLQTTDMVAMLPERLARGAAGLRVVEAPLEVPGYEMAMLWHERKHRDAGHRWVRERVVDGVKI; the protein is encoded by the coding sequence ATGAACAATTGGAGCCGTCTCGACCTCAACCTGCTGCTTACGCTCGACACCCTACTGGCCGAGCGCAACGTCACCCGCGCGGCCAAGCGACTGAACCTCTCGCAGCCTTCGGTGAGCGTGCAGCTCGCCAAGCTGCGCGAGGTGTTCAAGGACCCGTTGCTCGTGCCCGCCCAGCGCGGCATGCGGCCCACCGCGCGCGCCGGCGAGTTGCGCGAGCCGCTGCGCGAGGCCCTCGAATCGCTGGGCCGCGCCGTCGCGCCCAGCAAGCCCTTCGACCCCGCCGAGGCCACCACCACCTGGCGCATGGCCGCCGCCGACTATGCCGAGTCGGCCATCCTGCTGCCCGCGCTCGCCGCCATCCGCGCCGCCGCGCCCCACACCCGTCTGGCCGTGGTCGAGGCCGTGCCGCTGCGCATGGCGCGGCAGCTGGAGCAGGGCGAAGTCGATCTTTTCTTTCATACCAGCGTGGGCGCGCCGGCGGGACTGCATCGGCGTGTGCTGTTCCACGAGCGTTATGTGCTCGCCGGTCGCGCCGGCCATCCGCGGCTGAAGCGTCGGCCCACGCTCGCGCAGTTCTGCGCGCTCGAGCACGTCGTCGTATCGCTGAGCGGCGGCGGCTTCAGCGGGCCCACCGATGACGCGCTGGCCGAGAAGGGCCTCACGCGGCGCGTGGCGCTGTCGGTCCCGCACTTCCTTTTCATGATCTCGGTGCTGCAGACCACCGACATGGTCGCGATGCTGCCCGAGCGGCTGGCGCGCGGGGCCGCGGGGCTACGCGTGGTGGAGGCGCCGCTGGAGGTGCCGGGGTATGAGATGGCGATGCTTTGGCATGAGAGGAAGCATCGGGATGCGGGGCATCGGTGGGTGAGGGAGAGGGTGGTGGATGGGGTGAAAATTTAG